Proteins co-encoded in one Capsicum annuum cultivar UCD-10X-F1 chromosome 9, UCD10Xv1.1, whole genome shotgun sequence genomic window:
- the LOC107841498 gene encoding uncharacterized protein LOC107841498, with protein MAKYAIANGFNTKVKRSDKESLSDRVLNNLVMTTTFVSEFAEPKLINHKRIHTPADIIEEMKVVYGVDINYTLAWRAKEKMHKALDNEFKYLFIALHPMIRGFEFCQPVVVVGSAYLSGPYKGTFILASILDGADVKDYGRYCLELYRPNTIVKTCELRIVSMPDMKDWNVPQFINDEEVVPPKYRRPPGRPKKGRHLKSSESLSSSSNCYSKCGRAGHNQRTCDFFPKKT; from the exons ATGGCAAAATATGCAATAGCAAATGGCTTCAACACTAAAGTTAAACGATCTGACAAAGAAAG TCTTAGTGATAGAGTACTGAATAACTTGGTTATGACAAcaacttttgtaagtgaatttgCAGAaccaaaattaattaatcacAAGAGAATACACACACCCGCAGACATAATTGAAGAGATGAAGGTTGTTTATGGAGTTGATATTAACTACACGCTGGCTTGGCGCGCAAAAGAGAAG ATGCATAAGGCATTAGATAAtgagtttaaatacttgtttattgccTTACATCCCATGATAAGGGGTTTCGAATTTTGCCAACCTGTTGTAGTTGTTGGTAGTGCTTATTTAAGCGGTCCATACAAAGGAACATTTATTTTGGCAAGCATACTTGATGGTGCAG ATGTAAAAGATTATGGTCGTTACTGCTTAGAATTGTACAGGCCAAACACCATTGTCAAGACGTGTGAACTCCGGATAGTTTCAATGCCAGATATGAAAGATTGGAATGTTCCACAATTTATTAATGATGAAGAAGTTGTGCCACCTAAATACAGAAGACCTCCAGGTAGGCCAAAGAAAGGAAGGCATTTGAAATCAAGTGAATCGCTTTCTTCAAGTTCTAACTGTTACAGTAAATGCGGACGTGCAGGTCACAATCAGAGAACATGCGATTTCTTCCCAAAGAAAACGTGA
- the LOC107842697 gene encoding uncharacterized protein LOC107842697 produces MKVHPVPRKRNITLRYDIASSLSQANTFAGRQKKLRRLPHIFAKVLELPFNSDADVSIEETSDSLRFVIPTDDAGNNIRAHTVEIYPGVTKIVILGDNVFDSSLGEFELDLWRFRLPPSTLPELATADFADGELVVTVPKEEDDDGDADIGEAGRLILVQ; encoded by the coding sequence ATGAAGGTTCATCCAGTACCAAGAAAACGCAACATCACGTTAAGGTACGACATCGCTTCCAGTCTCTCTCAGGCCAACACCTTTGCAGGCCGTCAAAAGAAGCTGCGGAGACTACCTCATATATTCGCAAAAGTTCTAGAACTTCCGTTTAATTCTGATGCCGATGTTTCTATTGAAGAAACCTCGGATTCATTGCGTTTCGTTATCCCAACCGATGACGCTGGGAATAATATTAGGGCTCATACAGTTGAGATCTATCCGGGTGTTACTAAGATTGTAATATTAGGGGATAACGTTTTTGATTCGTCGTTGGGTGAATTTGAGCTTGATTTATGGCGGTTTCGGCTTCCACCGTCGACTCTGCCGGAGTTGGCTACCGCTGATTTTGCTGACGGCGAGCTGGTGGTCACGGTTCCCAAAGAGGAGGACGATGATGGTGATGCTGATATTGGTGAGGCTGGACGCCTTATTCTTGTACAATAA